ACAGCACTATCCGATGGCTTATGACGTAACACTGGCGGCGGTATCCAGTTGGGGTAAATATACGCCTTATAGCTTGAGTGAAAATGAGATAGGTTATCTGGTACTGCACATCGGTGTGGGGTTGGAACGCCATTACAATATTGGTTATCAACGTCACCCACAGGTGATGTTGGTGTGTGATACCGGTAACTCTACTACCCGAATGATTCAGGCACAGATTGCTCGTAAGTATCCGCAGATCGTGATGACACAGACCATTTCCCTGCGAGATTACGAAAATCTCGACCATATCGACGAAGATTTTATTATTTCTAACTCACGCCTGGCGGAAAAGAATAAGCCGGTGGTGGTAATGTCACCGTTTCCGACAGAATATCAGTTAGAACAACTGGGTAAGTTGGTGCTGGTGGATCGCACTCGCCCTTATATGTTGGAAAAGTTTTTCGACAGTAATCATTTTATGATTATCGACCAGCCGATGACACAAGAACAATTATTTAAAAAAGTGTGCAGTCAGTTAGAAGAGGAAGGGTTCGTTGATGCAGACTTTTACCCGTCAGTGGTGGAGCGTGAGGCGATTGTCTCCACCATGCTGGGGGAGGGGATTGCACTGCCACACTCACTCGGTCTGTTAGCCAAAAAGACTGTGGTGGTTACCCTGCTAGCGCCCAATGGCATTGCCTGGGGGGATGGTGAGGTAGCCCATGTCATTTTCCTGTTAGCGATCAGTAAAACTGACTATGAAGAAGCGATGGCGATTTATGACTTGTTCGTTACTTTTGTGCGAGAGCGTTCAATGAGCCGTTTATTGAGCAGTCAGCATTTTGATAGCTTCAAGGCGATAGCGATTGATTGTTTGAGTCGAATTTGAGTTATGCCAAAGCACATTTCTAGCGATGGATCAGAAAAGGCCATCCATGAGTGGGCAGCCTTTAGAAAAATAGGGGGTATTTGAGCGTATCAGTTATGCAATGATACGGGGTCCGGCTTGTACAATTTAGTTAGATTTGAAATATCGATATTCTCTTCTGCTTTCCCCAGATCGTAAGCCGCCTGGAGGCGGAGCCACATTGCCGGAGTGCTTCCCAGAACCGCCGCCAGTTTCACCGCCATTTCCGGTGACACCGCAGAGTGACAAGAGACAAGCCGCTGCACCGTGGATGGCGCAACGTTTAACGCTCTTGCTAACTCCCTAATCCCAAGATCCAAATCTTCGAGGATGCCTTCAATCATTTCTCCCGGATGCGGGGGATTATGCATTTTCATTAGTGATAGTCCTCGTAGTTAAGAATAAACGCATCTCCGTCTTTAAACTCGAAGGTGATGCGCCAGTTTCCGCTTACCGTGACTGACCAGAGCCCTTCTCTGTCACCCTGTAACGAGTGGAGTTTGCACCCAGCAACATTGACATCTTCAATCGTTTCCGCCAAGTCGATAAATCGCAAACGGCCACGGAGTCGCTTAACATGCTGGGGGTTAATACCTGCGGCAGAACCCGTTTCAAAGAAGCGTTGCAGTCCCTTGTGTTTCCAACTTTTTATCATTTATCGTTCCCTGTTGCGCCACAAGAAACATTATAACGAGTGTTTCGCGTGGCGCAACACTCACGCCGTTAATAATCAAATCACTGCCAGCCATATCTCCTCACAAACCACCCTTTAACCAACTGCGTTGTCACCATATAGCCGGTTAGGATCACTATCAGCCATGGGAAGTAAGAAAGTGGCAGCGCTTGTAATTGCAGGAACCCAGCCAGTGGAGAGAAGGTTAGCCCGATACCAATAACCACCACCGCCAGTGTCATTAGACACAGCGGCCAAGAGGCACGGCTCTGGATGAAGGGAATTTTACGAGTACGGATCATATGCACAATTAAGGTCTGGGACAGCAGTCCTTCAACAAACCAACCGGATTGGAATAATGTCTGCATTTCTGGCGTATTGGCTTTAAATACCCACCACATCAGGCAAAAAGTCAGTACGTCAAAAATAGAACTTATCGGACCAAAGAACACCATAAATCGCCCCAAATCGCCGGCGTTCCAACGTTGTGGCTTTGCCAATTGCTCTTCATCAACGTTATCGAATGGAATGGCAATCTGCGAAATATCGTACATCAAATTCTGGATTAACAGATGGAGCGGCAACATAGGCAGGAAGGGCAAAAATGCGCTGGCAATCAGCACGCTGAAGACGTTACCAAAGTTAGAGCTGGCGGTCATCTTGATGTATTTCAGCATATTGGCAAATGTGCGGCGGCCTTCAATTACCCCTTGCTCTAACACCATCAGGCTCTTTTCCAACAAGATGATATCGGCGGCTTCTTTGGCAATATCTACTGCTGAATCTACCGAGATCCCAATATCAGCAGCACGCAGTGCCGGGGCATCATTGATGCCATCTCCCATAAAACCGACCACATGACCGGCATTACGCAGGTTCTGTACGATGCGCTCTTTGTGCATTGGTGTCAGCTTGGCGAACACGGTGGTAGTGCGGGTGGCTTCAGTCAGTTGTGTCTCTGTCATCTGTTCGATATCACTGCCACGCAAGACATGCTCGACAGATAATCCAACATCTTTACATACCTTACGCGCTACTAACTCGTTGTCACCGGTAAGAATTTTGACGTTAACGCCATTGCGTTTTAGCGCCAGTAGCGCCGGCGCTGTGCTCTCTTTCGGCGGATCGAGAAAGGCGATATAACCTTCCAGGATCAGGTCATATTCATCGATAACAGCATAGTTTTGCTGATAAGCCGGCATGATACGGGTAGCAACTGCCACCACCCGCAGTCCTTGCTGGTTCTGCTCATCGGTAATGCGACGGATGCGTGCCAACAGCGCGTCGGTCAATGGGATAATTTCACTCCCTTGGCGGACATGGCGGCAAATGGACAGCATCTCTTCCAGCGCGCCTTTGCAGATAAGTTCGTGATAATCCGCTTTATCGCTGACCACTACTGACATGCGACGGCGTTCAAAATCGAATGGGATCTCATCAATTTTGCGGTAACCCGCCAACGTGTCGGCCGCCTGAGATTTTGAATCTTTTGACTCAGCCATGGAAGATAACACCGCGACATCCAGCAGATTTTTCAATCCTGTTTGGTAATAACTGTTGAGCCAGGCGTAGCGCAGCACCCGCTCACAGTTGGCCCCGAACACATCGGTGTGGCTTTCCAACACAATTTTATCTTGCGTCAGGGTGCCGGTCTTATCGGTACACAGAATATCCATCGCGCCAAAGTTCTGAATGGCATCTAAGCGCTTGACGATCACTTTCTGCTTGGAGAGTTTTACCGCCCCTTTTGCCAAGGTCGATGTGACGATCATCGGCAGCATTTCCGGGGTTAAACCCACGGCAACAGAGAGCGCAAACAGCGCGGCTTCCCACCAGTCACCTTTGGTAAAACCGTTTATCAACAACACGATAGGTGTCATGACTAGCATAAAGCGAATCAGCAACCAACTGACTTTACTGATGCCACTCTGGAAGGCATTAGGTTGCTCATCCTGATGCGTCACACGCTCTGCCAGCAGGCCAAAATAGGTTTGGTTACCAGTGCCCACCACGATAGCCAGTGCCGAACCGCTAACGACATTGGTGCCCATAAAGCACAGCGTGTCTCGTTCGAGTGGGTTTTGTTCCTCACACTCACGGGATTGCGCCACTTTCTCAACCGGCAGTGACTCACCGGTTAAGGCGGCCTGACTGATAAACAGATCTTTGGCCACCAGAATACGTAAATCCGCCGGGATCATATCGCCCGCAGACAGTTTGATGATATCGCCAGGCACTAACTGAGAGATGGGTAGCTCGTGGTGCTCACTCTTTCCCGTCTGGGCATCGCTGCGCACTACGGTTGCGGTATTGCTGACCATGGCTTTCAAGGCATCCGCAGCGCGGTTAGAACGCGCTTCCTGAATAAAATGCATCAGGGTGGAAATCAGCACCATGGCACCAATCACCAGTGCGGCGGTGAGGTCTTCGGTGGCGTAGGAAATCAGGGCCAGAATGGTGAGCAGTAAGTTAAACGGGTTGCGATAGCAGTGCCATAGGTGAACCCACCAACGGATAGCTTGCTGATTTTCAATTAGGTTGCTGCCACTTTGCAGACGAATGGCTTCTGCTTCTTGTTCTGTTAACCCTTCCGGGTGGCTTTGGAAACGCAGATAAAGTTGTTGCGGCGTTTCATTCGCGCACTGCAATCGTTGTTCAGTCAGCGCTGCGGGCAAATCTTTCGTTGCACTTCCCTGCGGCAAACCATCTAACATGGTTTCCCGACGAATTAGGCGGCGAGGCAGGTTACGGCTCAGTACATTGAGCAACTGCCGGGTGAAATTTTTAAATTGCATGGTTCAGGCCTTACTGTCATGTCATGAACGTTCTTCATGTTGCGCCCACGGCAAACCTGCCGTAGAGATGGCAAAAAACGTAATCAGCAGAAACCAACGCGGGGAAGATGCGCAGTAACTGCCTACCAGATCTGTTTCTGGTAAGGCAGCCACGCTAAACGGGGAACTACCTTACCGAATACACCAAAGGGTGCGGCTCGAGGGAACAGGGTCCACTGGGTAATTAACCTCCGGTAAATTAAAAGACAAGGTAGGCGCTACGCGACATCTACCCATACACTTCGTTCTTGGTGCTCTATCTCACAACAAACTTAGCAACTAAACAGGCATTAAACCGCATCACTGTGCTTGCCACGCCAAAAACTACCCTGACGGTAAGATATACCGTTAGGGCAGTAATATGCTGCGAGCCATTGGGATATCATGCGCTGAGTCTGATTCTGCGCATACTAGACTTCCCGCAACTTCGATAATATAAATAATCAGTTTATTATATGTTTCCAAACCTAAACATTAGGTAAACCATGCAAAACCGTTTGACCATAAAGGACATTGCCCGCATGAGTGGAGTTGGAAAATCCACGGTTTCACGGGTATTAAATAACGAAGGCAGTGTCAGTCCACAAACTCGTGAACGAGTTGAAGCTGTCATCCGTCAGCAGAGCTTTACCCCATCAAAATCGGCCCGGGCCATGCGGGGGCAGAGTGATAAAGTTGTGGGTATTATTGTTTCGCGCCTGGATTCGCCATCCGAAAATCAGGCCGTGCGCACGATGCTGCCACTGTTCTATCAGCAAGGTTATGACCCTATTCTGATGGAGAGCCAGTTTGATCCTGAATTGGTCAGTGAACATTTACATGTGCTGCAACAGCGCCATGTGGATGGCGTCATTTTGTTTGGTTTCACTGGGTTAACCGCAGAAATGCTCTCGCCGTGGCAGGAAAAAATGGTCGTACTGGCGCGCGAGTATGCGGGCTTTTCTTCCGTATGCTACGACGACGACGGGGCTGTGCGCCTGTTGATGGATAAGTTACGTCACGCCGGGCATCGGCATATTAGTTATATTGGCGTGCAACCGTCGGATGCCACTACCGGTATGCGCCGTCATCAATCTTATCTTGATTACAGCCAACAACACGGCCTGCTACCGACGGTTGCACTGGGTGAACTGAGTTATCAGAGTGGCTTCCAGCTTGCACCTCAGGTGATAAAACCCGATACCTCGGCGTTGGTGTGTGCCTCTGACACTATCGCTATGGGGGTGAGTAAATATTTGCAGCAGCAGAGCCTGCAACACATTCAGGTATGCGGCATTGGTAATACACCGCTGTTGCACTTTTTGTTCCCAAATACCCTGTCAGTCGAGTTGGGTTATGGCACCGCAGGGGTGAAAGCCGCGCAACAATTACTTGATCAACTTAATCATAGTCAATCAATTCAACAAATTATCATTCCAGGCCAATTGGCCTGACTCTTCTTTTCTCGACGTGATGCTATCTGAAATCCCATCCAGAGTGGTGGGAGAGCATGATGGGCGAACCTGTTGTTTACGGCTAAAAACGTCACAAAAAGTTGTCAAATTGTGATCTTCAACGCAAGTTGGGAGCGTTCCCATTTCATAAAAATCAATACATAGCTAATCTTTAATGGGTTGTATATTTAACAGGCTATCGGTGTGTTTTTTCTTTAAGACTGACCCTAACTGCTTTTATTAAGAAAAACGAATAAGCCGCACGCTATCCCACCTTTATGAAAGGTACGTTGAAATGAGCAAAGTAAAACAACAAGATATCGATCAATTGATCGTACTGGTGGGAGGCAGAGATAATATTGCCACCGTCAGCCACTGTATTACCCGGCTACGTTTTGTGTTGAATGACCCCTCTAAAGCCTCACCTAAAGAAATTGAAAATCTGTCGATGGTTAAAGGCTGTTTTACTAATGCCGGGCAATTTCAAGTGGTTATCGGGCCTGAGGTTGACGATTATTATCAAGCGCTGATTGCTAAAATTGGCCTGAATGAAGTGGATAAAGAGCAAACCAAACTGGCTGCACGGCAGAACATGACTTGGTTTGAGCGTGGTATTTCTCACTTTGCCGAGATTTTCTTCCCGTTGTTGCCAGCGTTAATTAGTGGAGGCTTGATCCTCGGCTTCCGTAATGTGATTGGCGATATTCCGATGTCTGATGGCAAAACGCTGGCGCAGATGTACCCAGCCTGGAAAACCATTTACGACTTTCTTTGGCTGCTGGGCGAAGCCATCTTCTTCTACCTGCCGGTGGCTATCTGCTGGTCGACAGTGAAGAAAATGGGAGGGACCCCAGTATTGGGGATTGTGTTGGGTATCACCTTGGTATCACCACAACTGATGAATTCCTACCTTCTGGGGCAACAGATCCCCGAAGTTTGGAACTTTGGCTGGTTTACCATTGAGAAAGTAGGTTATCAGGCACAGGTCATTCCATCGATTTTGGCGGGGCTGGCGCTGGGGTGGATTGAAACTAATCTGAAGAAAATCATTCCAGCCTATCTTTATCTGGTTGTGGTGCCGGTAGTTTCTTTGTTGCTGGCGGTATTCCTCGCCCATACGCTTATCGGGCCATTTGGTCGCATGATTGGCGATGGTGTGGCCTGGGGAGTGAAAGCGGTCATGACAGGCAGCTTCGCGCCGGTTGGTGCCGCACTATTTGGCTTCTTGTATGCACCGCTGGTCATTACCGGTGTGCATCAGACCACGTTAGCCATTGATATGCAGATGATTCAGAGCATGGGCGGTACACCGGTATGGCCGCTGATTGCGTTGTCTAACATCGCACAGGCATCTGCGGTACTGGGCATTATTATCATTAGCCGCAAGATCAATGAGCGCGAAATATCGGTACCTGCGGCAATTTCAGCCTATCTTGGCGTCACAGAACCGGCCATGTACGGTATCAACCTCAAATATCGCTTCCCGATGCTGTGCGCCATGATTGGTTCTGCGCTAGCGGGCCTCATTTGTGGGCTGACTGGGGTGATGGCGAACGGTATTGGTGTCGGTGGCCTGCCTGGTATTTTATCCATCAAACCACAGTTCTGGGCGATCTATGCTTTGGCAATGTTAGTGGCGATCGTGGTGCCTTTGGTGCTGACTATACTGGTTTATAAACGTAAAGAGAGTCGTGGCGAATTACCGGTCTAAATCGTATTCCTCCGCCAAAGGTTATCCTGTGGCGGAGCTGTTTCTTTAATTTTCTCTGTTTTTACTACGAATAAGAGTCTGCTATGAATAATCCTATCCCTTGGTGGCAAAACGGCGTCATTTATCAGATTTACCCGAAGAGTTTTCAGGATAGCACCGGTAATGGCTATGGTGACCTGGCTGGCGTGACGCAACGGTTGGATTATCTGCACAAACTCGGCGTTGATGCCCTCTGGCTGACACCGGTTTATGTCTCGCCACAAGTGGATAACGGCTATGACGTTGCCGACTACTGCGCCATTGACCCTGCTTACGGCAGCCTGGATGATTTCAAAACCTTGGTTGCGGCAGCTCATCAGTGGGGTATGCGTATCGTGATGGATATGGTGTTCAATCACACCTCCACCGAACATGCCTGGTTTAAAGCATCAGCGGAGCGCAACAGCCCGTACCGCCAGTTCTATATTTGGCGTGATGGTGAGGGTGATAATTTACCGAATAATTGGCGCTCGAAATTTGGCGGTAATGCCTGGCAATGGCACGCTGAAAGCGGCCAATATTATCTGCATCTGTTCGCTACCGAGCAGGCGGATCTTAATTGGGAGCACCAGCCGGTACGTGATGAACTGAAGAAAGTGTGCGAGTTTTGGGCTGATATTGGTGTGGATGGTTTGCGCCTGGATGTAATTAATCTGGTATCCAAACAGCAAGACTTCCCGGATGATTTTACGGGTGATGGCCGCCGTTTTTATACCGATGGCCCCCGTATCCACGAATTTTTACAGGAAATGAGCCGTGATGTGTTTCAGCCGCGCGGCCTGATGACGGTTGGTGAGATGTCGTCCACCCGCCTTGAGCATTGTCAGCGTTATGCCGCATTGGGTGGGGATGAGCTGTCGATGACCTTTAATTTCCATCATCTAAAAGTGGATTATCTCAATGGGGCCAAATGGTCACTAATGTCGCCGGATCGGGTGGAACTCAAACAGATATTTAATCAGTGGCAGCAGGGGATGCATAACCGTGCGTGGAATGCGTTGTTCTGGTGTAACCACGACCAGCCGCGCATTGTATCGCGCTTTGGTGACGAAGGTGCACTGCGCGTGCCAGCGGCCAAGATGCTGGCAATGGTACTGCATGGTATGCAAGGTACGCCATATATCTACCAAGGCGAAGAGATTGGCATGACCAATCCTAATTTTACTTCGATTGATCAATACCGTGATGTCGAAAGCCTGAATATGTTTGCTGAGCTGAGTGCGCAAGGTCGCGATCCTGACGAGTTATTAGCGATTCTGGCGGCTAAATCCCGTGATAATAGCCGTACCCCGATGCAATGGGATCGCAGCCGTAATGCCGGTTTCAGTCAGGGAACGCCATGGATCGAACCCTGCAGTAACTATGCTGAAATTAATGTTGATAGCGCGCTGGCTGATGCTGATTCGGTGTTTTATGCCTATCAATATCTGATAGCCCTGCGTAAACAACATGATGTGTTCACTTTTGGTGACTATCGTGATCTCTGCCCGCAGCATCCAGAGTTGTGGTGTTACTTACGCCACTGGCAGGGTAAGCAGTTGTTGGTAGTGGCTAACCTGAGCGGTGAACCGCAACAGTGGCAGCCAGAGGAGATTGCGCTGGACGGTAACTGGCAATTGTTGATGAGCAGCTACGGCGAAAGTGCTTTCCAGCCGCAGGAGATGGTATTGCGAGCATATGAGGGGATTTATTGGGTGAGGGATTGATTTAGTTCAGATCAGTGGCTTCTCTCTTTGCTCGGCAGCTCAAATGTGTTTTTAACTTCAAAGGCCAATTCAAAACAAAAGGCTATGGTTTTGATTCTGACTCTCTTTATGACGTTGAGCGCAATCAGGAATATTGCCGATGAGGATGGAGGCCGCAATGGTTAGGTGAACACTGAACGCATATCAACCGAAACCGGAGCCTAAAAGTTACCTTGTGGATAAATATGAAACAACCGCAGTCCTTCACGCTTACGCGCGATTGTTAGCTGATCGGCCGGTTGTAACCATTGCCTGTAGGCGTCGTAATGGCCTCGGTGTTGCCCCTCAGCCAGTAACATTTCATCGAAAAATCGCGATACGGAAAGGTCGATGTTCAGCATTATTAGGTGCAATTAGTGAGTGGGATGCATTATTGCTGAGCAGAAAGTTGCCATATCATGATCATGATGATCTGCGAGAGCGCATTGGGAAAGGCCGACAGACAATATTAGCGGGATAAGCATAAAAAAACGGCTGGTAATAACCAGCCGTAGACGCAATAACATCAGAATTAACGACGTACCGCGATAGCTTCGATTTCGATTTTCACATCTTTTGGCAGACGCGCAACTTCAACACATGAACGTGCTGGGAATGGCGCATGGTGTTCAGTAAAGAAAGCTTCGTAAGTGGCATTAACTGTACTGAAGTCATTCAGATCTTTCACGAATACCGTCGTTTTCACGATGTCAGCAACTTTCAAACCTGCCGCTTCAACGATAGCTTTTACATTCTCCAGTGACTGACGCGCCTGCGCGGATACATCATCGGCGACCAAACCTGTTTTTGGATCAACAGGGATCTGGCCTGAAGTGAGGATCATACTGCCCAGATCGACACCTTGAACATAAGGGCCGATGGCGGCAGGGGCGAGTTCAGTGCTGATAATGCGTGACATGTTGACTCCTGGTTACGTAAGGAAAGAAATATTTTAATTATCGCGACCATTATAAAGATGGGGTGGATTACAGCAACCCACGTGAATCAAGTTTGCGATGTCGCGTTGCAGCGAATATTGCCACTTTTGTAAATATTTTGGGGCGGCAATATTCGTCTGAACAGGGTGTTAACCCGCTTGAGTAATCAATCTGCCTGTAAAACCACCCGATGATCGAACTCTTTCTCGCAATATTTACATTTAAGGTAGATTTCGCCTTTTAGGGCTTTCACTTTAAAGCTGGAGTCGACCGGCTCGTTGTGGCTGATGCAGTTACTGTTTGGGCAAGTAAGGACGCCATCTATCTGCTCTGGCAGACTTAGGGTCAGTTTCTTCACCACTTCGTAGTTATCGATGCGGTTAACAGTAGCATCCGGTGCATACATCGCCAGTTGGTTGGCCTGTTGCTCTGTTAGGAAGGTATTTTCTATTTTAATCAAATCCTTACGACCTGATCGTTTAGACGGTAGATTCAATCCAATAGTAATACGTTGATCAGTGGCGGTCAGTTTGAACAGCGACAACAATTTAAAGCCGATTTGTGCCGGAATATGGTCAATCACAGTGCCACATTTAATCGCTTCAACCTGTAGTTTATAATCCTGAGTCATGTTCAATCCCCCTTAAATAGCCAATTCTGCGTTTAAAACCAGAGCCAGTAGTGCCTGACGTGCGAAAATCCCGTTACCCGCTTGTTGGAAATAGTAGGCATAAGGGGTCTTATCGACATCGGCGGTTATCTCATCAATTCTTGGCAGTGGGTGTAGCACTTTGAGATTTTCCTGTGCGCCATTTAAATCAGCAGCGCGCAAGATAAACTGCGCTTTGACATTGGCATACTCTGATGGGTCAAGGCGCTCTTTTTGTACCCGGGTCATGTAGAGAATATCCAGCTCTGGCACCACTTCTTCAATGCTTTCATGCAGGCTGTATTCGATACCTTTCTCTTCCAGCATTTCCAGAATATAAGCCGGCATTGCCAGAGCATCCGGGGCGATAAAGAAGAAACGGTTACCGGTGAATTTGGCTAGCGCTTGCGTGAGTGAGTGCACGGTGCGGCCATACTTCAGGTCGCCGACCATGGCGATATTGATGTTATCCAGCCGGCCCTGAGTTTCCTGAATGGTGAAGAGATCGAGCAGCGTTTGCGTCGGGTGCTGGTTTGCACCGTCACCGGCATTAACTACCGGTACATTCCCCGAGAACTGGGCAGCCAGGCGAGCGGCCCCTTCTTGCGGGTGACGTATGACAATGGCATCCACATAAGTACTGATGACTGACATCGTATCCGCCAGCGTCTCACCTTTTTTGCCAAGGGAAGTATTGCTGCTGTCAGAAAAACCGACCACCGAGGCACCTAAGCGGTGTATGGAGGTTTCAAATGATAAACGAGTGCGGGTCGAGGCTTCGAAAAAGCAACTGGCGATCACTTGGTGTTTTAACAACTCAGGTTGCGGCTGACTTTTCAGGCTAGCAGCGGTACGCAGCACCAGCTCCAGTTCGTCGCGACATAAATCATTAATTGAGATGATATGCTTGTGATACAATGGGTTGGCCATTTCGCTCTCCTCTGTGACCCGTCATATTTCAAGCTGCATGTGTGTTGGCTGTTTTCGTTCACCCCGGCCACTTACTTGTCGTTGACCTTAAAATAAGTAAGCTCCTGGGGATTTACTCAATTGCCGCCTTTCTGCAACTCTAATTATTTAGGGTATATATTTTAATTGGTGATAATGCTTAATCCGGCGCCGATCAGTAGACAAAAAAAAGCCCCTCAATGAGGGGCCTTACGAGATCGGTTTAGCAACGGGAGAAAGAACGGCAGGTGACTGCCTGCTGGCAGGCCATTTTGTCGACCATCAAGAGGGTCATTTTCAACAAAACGCACTTGGCTTTCCATCATATCTCCCGGCAAATTGTGGCGAATTATACTCGCGTGTGGTTTCTCTGCAAGGGGTAAAAGCTGCATTTTTTGCAATTAGCAAACGATTACTCATCAGGATTGGCTTCAATTATCTGATGAGTAACACCAATGACCGCCCTCTGGATGGTGTTATCTCCAGAGGGAATACAACTTGATTTTGTCACCCGCTATTCAAGTAATTTGACTAGCTTGCCAGGTAAATTACCGAGGATAAAATCATTGATGATACTGTCAAAATCCTTATCACTCTTAAAGCCTAATGCTTTGGCATAATGCGCTGTGAAATCTCCAGGCCAGGAGCTTACGATTTTCTCAATTAAGGGATCTTGCTGAATCTTAATGTGATCAGCGACAGCATCACCCGCAATACGCCGCAATGCATCAATCATTTGCTGTACGGTAATTGATAGTCCAGGCAGATTAATCACCCGCCCGCCCTTAAGTTGACTGGCATCCAATTGGTGCCCATGGATAAGATTATTAATCGCCATCTTCGGCGATAGCAGCCACAACGGTGTTTGCAGACTAACAGGGCAAATCACGTCAATACCTTGCAACGGCTCACGGATAATGCCGCTGGCAAAACTGGAGGCCGCACGGTTTGGTTTCCCTGGGCGTACCACGATAGTTGGCATACGCAGGCTACGGCCATCAACAAATCCCCGGCGGCTATAATCTGCCAGCAATAAATCGTTTAATGCTTTTTGTGTACCATAGGAGCTTTGAGGCGACCATACCTGTTCATCGGGTACAACCGCCGGCAATTCACCGCCAAATACCGCCACTGAACTGGTGATAATGACTTTAGGGCAGTGTCCAAGCTGGCGAGCGCGTTCGAGTAAACTGCGGGTGGCATCAAAATTGATCCGCATACCCAAATCAAAATCTTCTTCTGCCTGGCTAGAGACAATCGCCGCCAGGTGAAAAACAGTGTCAATTTGTTGATTGAAAACGCTGGCAAGCCAGTGCGAATCAGCGATATCACCGCAAAAAACCTGCACCCGCTCATCGGCAACCGCCTCCAGAGGCACCACATCACAGGCTATAATCTTACTGATATGGCGCTGTTGACCCTGTTGGTCGGTCAGATATTCCTGCGCCAGTAAATGTTCAATCAATCGACGACCAAGAAAGCCCGCCGCTCCTGTTACCATTATGTTCATCGTCTTATCCTTTATCTGTATTGTTAGCGGTTTACTGTCTTGGCCGGGACTAAAAATACGAGCGCCGCACCAATAAATAGCATGGTGGAAATAATCAGCATTCCGGTGGTGGTGCTTTGGGTCAGATCTTT
The sequence above is drawn from the Yersinia intermedia genome and encodes:
- a CDS encoding HigA family addiction module antitoxin encodes the protein MKMHNPPHPGEMIEGILEDLDLGIRELARALNVAPSTVQRLVSCHSAVSPEMAVKLAAVLGSTPAMWLRLQAAYDLGKAEENIDISNLTKLYKPDPVSLHN
- a CDS encoding type II toxin-antitoxin system RelE/ParE family toxin; its protein translation is MIKSWKHKGLQRFFETGSAAGINPQHVKRLRGRLRFIDLAETIEDVNVAGCKLHSLQGDREGLWSVTVSGNWRITFEFKDGDAFILNYEDYH
- the mgtA gene encoding magnesium-translocating P-type ATPase, with amino-acid sequence MQFKNFTRQLLNVLSRNLPRRLIRRETMLDGLPQGSATKDLPAALTEQRLQCANETPQQLYLRFQSHPEGLTEQEAEAIRLQSGSNLIENQQAIRWWVHLWHCYRNPFNLLLTILALISYATEDLTAALVIGAMVLISTLMHFIQEARSNRAADALKAMVSNTATVVRSDAQTGKSEHHELPISQLVPGDIIKLSAGDMIPADLRILVAKDLFISQAALTGESLPVEKVAQSRECEEQNPLERDTLCFMGTNVVSGSALAIVVGTGNQTYFGLLAERVTHQDEQPNAFQSGISKVSWLLIRFMLVMTPIVLLINGFTKGDWWEAALFALSVAVGLTPEMLPMIVTSTLAKGAVKLSKQKVIVKRLDAIQNFGAMDILCTDKTGTLTQDKIVLESHTDVFGANCERVLRYAWLNSYYQTGLKNLLDVAVLSSMAESKDSKSQAADTLAGYRKIDEIPFDFERRRMSVVVSDKADYHELICKGALEEMLSICRHVRQGSEIIPLTDALLARIRRITDEQNQQGLRVVAVATRIMPAYQQNYAVIDEYDLILEGYIAFLDPPKESTAPALLALKRNGVNVKILTGDNELVARKVCKDVGLSVEHVLRGSDIEQMTETQLTEATRTTTVFAKLTPMHKERIVQNLRNAGHVVGFMGDGINDAPALRAADIGISVDSAVDIAKEAADIILLEKSLMVLEQGVIEGRRTFANMLKYIKMTASSNFGNVFSVLIASAFLPFLPMLPLHLLIQNLMYDISQIAIPFDNVDEEQLAKPQRWNAGDLGRFMVFFGPISSIFDVLTFCLMWWVFKANTPEMQTLFQSGWFVEGLLSQTLIVHMIRTRKIPFIQSRASWPLCLMTLAVVVIGIGLTFSPLAGFLQLQALPLSYFPWLIVILTGYMVTTQLVKGWFVRRYGWQ
- the treR gene encoding trehalose operon repressor TreR, with amino-acid sequence MQNRLTIKDIARMSGVGKSTVSRVLNNEGSVSPQTRERVEAVIRQQSFTPSKSARAMRGQSDKVVGIIVSRLDSPSENQAVRTMLPLFYQQGYDPILMESQFDPELVSEHLHVLQQRHVDGVILFGFTGLTAEMLSPWQEKMVVLAREYAGFSSVCYDDDGAVRLLMDKLRHAGHRHISYIGVQPSDATTGMRRHQSYLDYSQQHGLLPTVALGELSYQSGFQLAPQVIKPDTSALVCASDTIAMGVSKYLQQQSLQHIQVCGIGNTPLLHFLFPNTLSVELGYGTAGVKAAQQLLDQLNHSQSIQQIIIPGQLA
- the treB gene encoding PTS trehalose transporter subunit IIBC, whose amino-acid sequence is MSKVKQQDIDQLIVLVGGRDNIATVSHCITRLRFVLNDPSKASPKEIENLSMVKGCFTNAGQFQVVIGPEVDDYYQALIAKIGLNEVDKEQTKLAARQNMTWFERGISHFAEIFFPLLPALISGGLILGFRNVIGDIPMSDGKTLAQMYPAWKTIYDFLWLLGEAIFFYLPVAICWSTVKKMGGTPVLGIVLGITLVSPQLMNSYLLGQQIPEVWNFGWFTIEKVGYQAQVIPSILAGLALGWIETNLKKIIPAYLYLVVVPVVSLLLAVFLAHTLIGPFGRMIGDGVAWGVKAVMTGSFAPVGAALFGFLYAPLVITGVHQTTLAIDMQMIQSMGGTPVWPLIALSNIAQASAVLGIIIISRKINEREISVPAAISAYLGVTEPAMYGINLKYRFPMLCAMIGSALAGLICGLTGVMANGIGVGGLPGILSIKPQFWAIYALAMLVAIVVPLVLTILVYKRKESRGELPV